One stretch of Candidatus Cloacimonas sp. DNA includes these proteins:
- a CDS encoding ABC transporter ATP-binding protein, protein MSDLLIRTENLTKIYQMGDVQVHALRGVSLNIQQGEFVAIMGASGSGKTTLMNLIGCLDLPTSGEYYINNIGIHEISQMELTKIRNQLIGYVFQNFYLLPRTTALENVELPLLYRNKMTHHLRIQKSMEALATVNIADRAKHYPNQLSGGQQQRVAIARAIVNDPVFLLADEPTGNLDTRTSLEVMTIFQKLHQNGKTILLVTHEHDIALYAQRLITFRDGLIISDIPNNNPHIAEVDLASLPKLPGDEL, encoded by the coding sequence ATGTCGGATTTACTAATTAGAACAGAAAATTTAACCAAAATATACCAGATGGGAGATGTTCAGGTTCACGCTCTACGAGGCGTTTCTCTGAACATACAACAGGGAGAATTTGTAGCCATAATGGGTGCGAGCGGAAGCGGAAAAACAACTTTGATGAATTTAATTGGCTGTCTTGATCTTCCTACCAGTGGCGAATATTATATCAATAACATTGGAATTCACGAAATATCTCAAATGGAACTTACCAAAATCCGCAATCAATTGATTGGTTATGTGTTTCAAAACTTCTATCTATTGCCTCGCACAACCGCTTTGGAAAATGTAGAGCTACCTCTATTATATAGAAATAAAATGACACATCACTTACGCATCCAAAAATCTATGGAAGCTCTTGCCACAGTTAATATTGCCGATAGAGCAAAACATTATCCCAATCAGCTTTCTGGTGGTCAGCAACAAAGAGTTGCCATTGCTCGTGCCATTGTGAATGACCCAGTGTTTTTACTTGCCGATGAGCCAACTGGAAATCTGGATACCAGAACCAGTTTGGAAGTAATGACGATATTTCAAAAATTACATCAAAATGGCAAAACGATTCTGCTGGTTACCCATGAACATGATATAGCGCTTTATGCTCAACGCCTTATCACTTTTCGTGATGGACTTATTATATCCGATATACCTAATAATAATCCTCATATTGCGGAAGTGGACTTAGCCAGTTTGCCAAAATTACCCGGAGATGAATTATGA
- a CDS encoding efflux RND transporter periplasmic adaptor subunit: MKKYLKYIVLIALIIIAIIVITSLRKAKNKPEFRTVTPSNGSIREIVTATGSLNPYVLVSVGTEVSGKIEKLYKDFNDPVKKGELLAKLDTEILSTNLEAAKADLAKAKTALDQAKLDYDLQTELLDKQMTPEYDAKTALFAYQNAQQNYNNAQLTLQRAQKNLANAYITSPINGIVVSRDVDEGQTVAASMSSPTLFKIANNLDQMQISADVDEADIGKITVGLPVEFTVDAYPSENFSGTVKQIRLNPTTESNVVSYSVIIDAANPEQKLLPGMTTNVTIIIQSRENVMRISETATRFKPSKEVWEQFGLKWTDDLIQNAQKEVFASLASSKAKSAQNDSTVSNKKVGYKRSPQNSSNKVSTKSKNALIWVLENNVPKPKGIKTGISESGYIEVREGLSGNEVIITGVNGKNTTESTNGNSNGHGMRPF; the protein is encoded by the coding sequence ATGAAAAAATACCTTAAGTATATCGTCCTAATTGCGCTCATAATTATAGCCATAATCGTTATAACCTCTTTGCGCAAAGCAAAAAACAAACCTGAATTCAGAACTGTGACGCCTTCAAATGGCAGTATCAGAGAAATTGTAACTGCCACTGGTTCACTTAATCCCTATGTATTAGTTAGCGTTGGAACCGAAGTTAGCGGTAAAATTGAAAAGCTCTATAAGGACTTCAATGACCCTGTTAAAAAAGGTGAACTGCTGGCAAAACTGGATACGGAAATCCTTTCTACCAATCTGGAAGCAGCTAAAGCTGATCTGGCAAAGGCAAAAACTGCATTAGACCAGGCAAAACTTGATTATGACCTCCAGACAGAATTGCTGGATAAACAAATGACTCCTGAATATGATGCTAAAACTGCTCTCTTTGCCTATCAAAATGCTCAACAAAATTACAATAATGCCCAGCTCACTTTACAGCGAGCTCAAAAAAATCTTGCCAATGCCTATATTACCAGTCCTATAAATGGAATTGTGGTTTCTCGCGATGTGGATGAAGGACAAACAGTTGCTGCCAGTATGAGTTCCCCCACTTTATTTAAGATAGCCAATAACCTTGATCAAATGCAGATTTCTGCTGATGTTGATGAAGCAGACATAGGAAAAATAACAGTCGGTTTACCTGTAGAATTTACAGTGGATGCCTATCCCAGCGAAAATTTTTCCGGAACCGTAAAACAAATTCGCTTAAACCCAACTACGGAATCCAATGTCGTATCCTATAGTGTCATTATTGATGCAGCCAATCCAGAACAAAAACTGCTGCCCGGAATGACAACTAATGTTACCATAATTATCCAATCCAGAGAAAATGTGATGCGTATTTCGGAAACGGCCACCCGTTTTAAACCCAGTAAAGAGGTCTGGGAACAATTTGGTCTGAAATGGACTGACGATCTTATCCAAAATGCCCAAAAAGAGGTATTTGCTTCTTTGGCATCTTCAAAAGCAAAATCTGCCCAAAATGATTCCACTGTCAGCAATAAAAAGGTGGGATATAAAAGGTCACCCCAAAATAGTTCCAATAAAGTATCCACGAAAAGTAAAAATGCTCTGATCTGGGTTCTGGAAAATAATGTCCCTAAGCCGAAAGGAATTAAAACCGGAATTTCAGAAAGCGGCTATATTGAAGTTAGAGAAGGACTTTCTGGAAACGAAGTAATTATAACAGGTGTAAACGGTAAAAATACTACTGAATCCACAAATGGCAATTCAAATGGTCATGGGATGAGGCCTTTCTAA
- a CDS encoding TolC family protein, translated as MKVITVILMLLPILLIAQSYTLEELINYGLDNSFSVEKSKLSYENSTSSLKTAKWNLLPDAAVNGGVKKDFDPMVGTDDVTSSAGLSISKTISLNDDAYFNYLYASLDNKTANMQLEQTRKTYAYNVFSAYIKVLSSQKQRSSLEENLQIQTRVWEQSKTLLQLGKTTPFDVKQNEIAVLNSNISLMQLDNTIANARKELFALVQMQDEGYSLTELELNIQKDVPAFTTDNNADIQILNQDLKRINLQLKQNKLDDLPRLNLAYNFDRTVSGSDFDFDTYNTNHGISLSVSYPLLNIFENNQSKTRTRISRQLSQVAVDEKKDQLRRNYDSALRELQYLTRMNELYTEQLAQSREQITQAEERYRLGLIELLELDKTRTNYIDTDISYNNNLYSIISKQEEINYLLSEPILGKW; from the coding sequence ATGAAAGTTATTACAGTGATCCTAATGCTATTGCCAATTCTGTTAATAGCCCAGAGTTATACTTTGGAAGAACTCATTAATTATGGCTTAGATAACAGTTTCAGCGTAGAAAAGAGCAAACTTAGTTACGAAAATTCCACTTCTTCATTGAAAACTGCAAAATGGAATCTTTTGCCAGATGCAGCCGTGAACGGAGGTGTAAAAAAGGATTTTGATCCCATGGTCGGAACTGATGATGTAACAAGTTCCGCCGGTTTATCTATCAGCAAAACCATCAGTTTAAACGATGATGCCTATTTTAATTATCTATATGCATCTCTTGATAATAAAACGGCCAACATGCAACTGGAACAAACCCGCAAAACATACGCCTATAATGTTTTCAGTGCATATATAAAAGTGCTAAGTTCACAAAAACAAAGAAGTTCTTTAGAAGAAAATTTGCAGATTCAAACAAGGGTGTGGGAACAAAGTAAAACACTTTTACAATTGGGTAAAACCACTCCCTTCGATGTTAAGCAAAATGAAATCGCCGTTTTAAACTCCAATATATCCTTAATGCAACTCGATAATACTATCGCCAATGCTCGTAAGGAACTATTTGCCCTTGTGCAAATGCAGGATGAAGGTTACTCTTTAACTGAACTGGAACTAAACATTCAAAAAGATGTCCCCGCCTTCACTACAGACAATAATGCCGATATTCAAATTCTAAATCAAGATTTGAAACGCATCAATCTGCAGTTAAAACAAAATAAGCTGGATGACTTACCCCGCCTTAATCTTGCTTACAATTTTGACCGCACCGTGAGTGGCTCTGATTTTGATTTTGACACTTATAATACAAATCACGGAATTTCTCTCTCCGTTAGCTATCCGCTATTGAATATTTTTGAAAATAACCAAAGCAAAACAAGAACAAGAATTAGCCGCCAACTCTCTCAAGTGGCTGTAGATGAAAAGAAAGATCAATTGAGAAGAAATTACGACAGCGCCCTAAGAGAACTGCAATATTTAACCAGAATGAATGAACTTTACACTGAACAATTGGCACAATCCAGAGAACAAATTACTCAGGCAGAAGAACGCTATCGCTTGGGGCTAATTGAACTTTTGGAACTGGATAAAACCCGAACTAACTATATTGATACTGACATATCATATAATAATAACCTATATTCAATCATTTCAAAACAAGAAGAAATAAACTATCTTCTCTCTGAACCAATTTTAGGTAAATGGTAA